In Neodiprion virginianus isolate iyNeoVirg1 chromosome 6, iyNeoVirg1.1, whole genome shotgun sequence, the genomic window GTGAATAAGTAGTCGCCAATTACGAAAgacattttttctcaccaaACGTTGATTGTCTTGTAACAATCGAACCCGAGTATGAAATTGAGCTGAAGTTCTCCCAAAAACTGAAAGAGCCACTCTTATCGCCGTCATGTTTCAATTTGACTTATTAAAATCCAAGTAATACCTAAAATATGAGAAACAAATTTCCTTATTTCCATATTATATTTCACGAGTAAAAATTGAGCAATGAACGATAAACTTCGATTTAATAACTCGGAATTGCCGAAATTGCGAAGCTGtgttaataaattgtttttaatcTTCAAACCATTTTACATTTATTGTCaccttttattattattttaatcgtCTACTGTGTAATCATTAAGTCTAATATGAATTGAGCGTTCTATGTATTTTAAAAATGCAATAATGGAGTTGATTGCAACGAAACCCTGGCAAATAGCTGCATACGTGGATGGGGTATTTAATTATAAGGTATTGTATACACGAATGCGATACAGAATATTACAACCtgataatataattttaagtaaatttCTAGTTGCAATGCGACGTTTTGAAATACTGCGTGTCAACAACACACGCGAATTGAAATTCTTCATTAATAATtcttaattaatattttcttatttttccccGAGATTTTTCCCCCGTTGTATTGAGAACCGTAATCTGTTTACTTGAAGATTTGAACGGGTCCAAAAAATAGCATGTGTATGTAATATGTACAGTCGTGGTTGCTGCAATAGTTTCGCCGTGCTTATCAGTGCTTATACCGTTAGAAACCTTATATTTCACGAAAGGACTAACGGCGATGTTGTTTCTTTTGTTCTCATTTATACCACTTATCGATCGTTAGTCGATGTTCGCACACATCCccttttataaattaataaataaccATCATTCGCGCCCACATCGAGCAGCATCGAGTAAAACACTTGTCTCGTTTTGCCGTCGGAATCTGGATTGATAATGGCACGTATTTTGCATACAGTGCGTACATGTCACAAGAAGTAAATGCAATATCGCATCGCAACACGTTGTGTCGTGAAAACATATCAAACATTCGGTAGAAATATATCACAGCAGAAGAAAGCGAGCCAATAAAAACGCGGTAAAATACACTTTTGactgattcaaaaaaattttcttatctttttcttttttgtaatcACGTACGATCTATTATACGAACCTAAATACAGACCGGTATACGGAACATGAAACTGAAGGCCGGTTCTAATAGTACTGCCGACTGCCGATGTGCCGAGTCGCAAGGAACGTAGCGAAGTAACGGCGAAGCTTCCCATACTCGAGCTTTGACCAAGCTGAGGCTACCATTAAAACATATATCATTGCCCACAGGCTACCTGTCACTTATCAGCATATGTGCATCCGTGTGACAAGCTGGCTGTGACGTTATGATAATTGCCTCCTTACCGCCACGCGTTCGCATTTACTTTATATTCTAATATGACCGCACATTTACTTACAATCTATACTTACACACAAAAATAGATGATAAGGTTAAAATGTTCTTTCGCATAATAAGCTGTTAGAATAGAAACATTGTACGCATGCACGCGTAACATGCATCGAGCATATCTTGCGCATGCGATCGGAAAATGAGTATTGCTTGGATCTGTACTTTTTGCCAATTAAATACGCGGCATTAACAAAAACCAGGACTGCCGTTAGTATTTTGGAACTTCTGACACGTGTGTTGCTTTCAAAAGACATGCGGTCgtcacgtgaaaaaatttgcagacGTTTCGGGTCTTCTATCGCAGCTGTGGATGTACACGAATTATAATCTTTCGTAATATCTGAGTTTTATCTCCAGTTTTAAGATTACTTTGTAAGCGATTACTGTTTCTGACACATGCAGTGCACATTGCATACCTGGATTAGATTATGTACTGCTCTGGAATCATATCAGTACAAATTATTGCGTAAGGGTATTATGATTGTAATTTGTTAAGATTTaagtattatatatgtatatataatttttactgaTCACGTTcctttattactattattaccggctatttaaatattacaaatGACTACCGTACATGTAAAATACAACATACAcaacattaatataatatatgtattatttatacgatggtacaatattttataatatatgtatatgaatacCACTGAATATActtcttgaaataaaaatatgaccACTAACTAGAGAagattatataattattttacctaATGAGTTTTAAATAAGACAATGCAAAGTATGCGGTTTCGTCATATTAATAAGTAGTGTTGtatatcgtaaaaaaaaatttacataaataaaaaaaaaaaaacgagaagtgAATTTTATATCAGTAACTTACAGATGAAATTACTAGTTCTCGGAACTGTATGAAATGCCTCTGGCTAAGATCACATCATAAAACTCAGAGAACGTTCAAGAAGACGTTCAGACTTGCAAAACTCCATCCAGTTCAATTCAGTATCATGATCTTTTATCAGTAAATGGATAATACACAACATATTTAAAAACACGtcatataaatatttgaatttataaCAACAGAAACtcgaaattattcattgtaaacataaTACAGTGATAATTAATGCACTCTTAATATCTTATCCCCCACCAAAACAGGGGCAATTTAAAAAGCAAACAATTTTCGCGTATCTAGAATTGacgtttaaaatattatatagtTCATACCATGTTAAACAAAATTCACTCCTGTGCAGAAATTGAACGATCTGGTATATCGTAAGTCATGGAGACCAGGCAACACTATAGTGCCGAACTTGTTAAATTAGTATCATAATATTGCGGTATCAGACATAATGCAGGTTTGGAACTACAGTTACGTGTTCATGACACAATCCTATGATTTATAcaattatcataatttttaaacatataCTTTTTTCCGTAATAAATTACTTACAGCTATTGTCAGTTGaagtacaaataaataaagcaATATTTTCTCAGCATATAACGTAGacaagaagaaataaaagtatgaaacgtatatttacatacgttatacatattgAGTCAGGCTAAAAACAGGAAGTAAAGTTGTAACAAATGCTACGTAGAAAATTGTATCTAAacgcgaataatttttatcaaaattggTATTACACACGTAATGTCACCTATCAATGCTCACTTTGTAACTGAATGCAGCCCATGACTAATccgataattatttaatctttCGATCACCGGTGACTTTAATGTATATTCAAATAACCCACATTTATATTATTGGACTATAGCTTGGCCAGTATACTGGGCAAGTGAAGGTCTAAAGATTAATACACCAACCTTTGCCAGtgatataaaataaacgtTCAGTTCTGTAACGGGTTGCCACGTTTTCATTTACATTTATATCTTCACATTCGCATGTACGACTCATACCCCAGAATCAACAAATAGCTGTATACAATGCTATCTGTTTTCGATTTGTATTGTTGGTACAGATTTAAAACACTACAATACATTTGTGCGCTTTGTGacgtaatatttcaaaacttgaaaGCTCTCACTTGAATCATGCAAAACTATAttcaagaaaatgaaagaaaacgaaTGACTGTGCTTCTGAATCTGAATACCCGAGTGTGATTTTAGTTCAAACTAAATTTAGACAGCGATTGAtgtatacaaaaattatacttgAAATAGTTGCAATTCGAATATATCTATGTTGCTTTAATATGGATACACATAGATAAGATTCTTAATGAgttaaatatgtatacgtttATACACTACATCATTACATTCTGTGTGATGAGACATTTGCTCTTTAACTAGTCAGTATCTTTGACCCCTGTACAGTATACTCGGTGGATTCAATGACTTTATAACTATGAATAAAACTTATTCACAGTTGACGGATATTGGGAAACGACGGAGTTTCAGTTTTAATTGACATCAAATAATGTACGAGTGAAAATTAGAGAAAGACTTTAACATTGGCCAACTGTTCTACAcgttcaaattattttcaatcacagTGCTACTTGACATAGATGTTtcataaatagaataaattgaTCAAATTCTATTGATTAGAGGTCAAGGAATACTCGGACTTGTTTATTATGTAATATTAGAAATGAcgtttcaatgaaaatattttttgctgtTTACGAGTACTGTAAATCcatgttttcgaattttagtGTAATCTGCGGGTGGAattgtacatataattatGCGTCAAAATAATTgcggaggaagaaaaatatgtatcgaTTGTAAGTCATTTGTATTGTTGATTGTGTCATTATAGACAAAGTTCTCATCACAGAGTAGGGctcgattattataattatcattattattattactattaaaTTATGATATTGCAGTACTACAGTATGtaagtatataataaattcataaCAAAAGGAAATTTCTAGATACTGAATCCGTTGAAAAAACCGTGATTGACATGCATGTCATTTTTCTAAACTAAAACAGTATCAACTCCCTAATCTCTATCATTAGGCAAATTAAATTCTGATGCGAGCTCTATTAATCTTTAGACCACCGGAAAGTCAAAATATAGTCTCTGCCTGTGATGGGAACTTCATACATGTTAGATTTAAGATACAGTCACAACATTTTAAGACTTTCTAACGGGAATAGAGCTTTTCAAATCCCGGCAATGTAAAGGTTAATCGAGATCGTAACCGAATTTAATTTGCATGTAAATTCTGATTATTATCTAAGGCTGGTAGCAATGGGTTTTATTACTATTGACAAGGTCGTTACAGTAATTCTAGTGACGACGTAGAGAGTGGATAATATAAGTATTTATGCTTTATCATACAATTATAAATGCATCAAAGTATACTGATGCCAGATCATGTGTTCACCAGGCACTGGCTTGAAACATTTCGCGTTTATAacaatcaaaaatcaattgcCAATCAGTATTATGACAGTactgtgttttttttcgtacgtacttaaaaatattgtgttacctcaaatatacaaaaaattacatacGTAAAGAGCACTGTGCGATTCTGATTCCACGATATTATAGTGCGTTTAGTACTTGAAAATGTCTCGGGGTATTTCACAGTCTTAAAAATCACCTTGGGTTTAACTTTGTACAACGTATATGTAATTACAAAAACTTCACGCTATCTGGAAGAATTTggtcgaaaaaatttcagatttggTACAAATACTTTTTCAGTAATCCAAAAGAATTTTCTCCCACATCTTTTactacaaataatttttatgacATAGTTcaacatttattattgttataaagTCGCTTATTTCCAAGAAAGAACTGAActgatttgataaaaaaaactcactCGTATATGTATGAGCACAATTCTTGTACTAGGTGAGAcatattgaataattcaaaccAAAATAACTCGACTGAATGAATTCGAACTTAAAATCAGCTTAGAAAGAAGTTAAATTTACTCTTGTAAACATTACTCATTACACAGTAAATTACATTGATGGCAGTATGAATTTCAGGTAAGATTCAGCATGCTCAAACTAATTTAATATACGTTTAAAATCGTTGATATAACATCACCAGCAGCATTTAATGTCAACTGTGGGTGATAGCATGCTGAATATATCACGTAGCTTCATTTAAATGTTATCTAAATATTCTGCTAATTTATGTACAATCATATCGTAGTGGTAAGAATAGtagaaaacatttttacgtGCAATCTTATAAACTTTCAAATGAAATACTTATTTTCTTAAGTATACCGTGCGCCAcgtttgtataaaattatttaaatatatgtGAAATATTGCAAACGATGTAAATGTCAGCattcgtatttttcaaattgaccAGTTTGCTTTCAATTGCTAAGCATCTAAGTATCACACAATTAGCTGTGCGGATTGTGTATAGTGACGCGAGTACAAAAATCAAGCTTACATCAGTATTCACATACATATGTTTCGCGAGGCGTTTGTTCCTACTTATTGAAGAACGTTTCTATTTGCAGAATCACATGCACATTAATAGTGTGCATGAGTGAGTACGCACGGTCccaatataaaaaaagaaaacacattGGAGAACGAATGTCAATatacagtaaaaattttatgtttacaaAATCTTTACGTGAACTGTCAGTGagatgaaaacgaaaatttcattttcaccccATGCTTTACCAATTGAAAGATAATTGTGAGTTATCAAGAAGCAATGAATATGTGCCAGCATAATACACATACAAATTCCAAAACttgatgagaaaattgaaaacacttTCACTGACTATTTAGCTCTTATTTACAAACTGTATTATGATATTACAATTTAGAATACATACCTATTGGTAAGTGCTAATGATAAAAATGCCACGCTATATACATGTCTCCAAGATAAAACGGACATGCGTCGAATCTCAGAAAGCTTCAACAAAACTAGCTGGGAATAATCCAGTTCGACCTGTACGTTGTAGAGTTCCTTTGTACCATCCGTCATCACGTTTCTTAAGGACATGTATTATATCACCAACACGAAGTTCCAATTCAAACTCACTATTTGGAGGATACGGGACGATGCAACGAAATCGATACACACGATCTCTgtaaaaaagtatgaaatatgtatgtaaatgCCCCAGAATATCAATGCATAGAACTTCAATTCTTTATTCTAAATTCTAGGTTGCTTACCGTTCTCTAACCGAAGTTTGCTGTTTACTTTGCTTTGCGGAACCAGCATCTAATGAATTACTCTTACGATGATGATTTCCTACGGCAGCTGTGCTTACTCCATTATCCCCActcctgaaaatattatattaaaatgtatttatgAGGAAAAAGATGTAGAAACATAAAGAATAAAACACAGTATAGAAATTTGAGTTTGATAATAAACTGTGTAAGGGATGTGTACACAGGTAACATGCCAAGATTGATAGAATATTCAATTTGATGACTGTATATTGCCCTCTAATGTTTGATGATAATTCAACTTCCACATTATTTAATACATATTAGTTCTTGACATCATCAAATTTTGTGTCTGAGTTACAAAGATGTTTTTGATTACAAAGCATAAAGCATGACAGGTAAATCAAACAGCAAAATCACACATCAAATAACAAGGCTAAGATGCAAATGACGTTCAATATAACTAATCCGTAAAAGTAAATATGCACCAAATGTATCACAGACGAGTTCCATTATTTTATTGGTGCAGAtaccaaaaatttgaaagcatTCCAAAATTGATCAATCAATCAGTCACACTGTAACCCAATAGCGTAGAATTTTCAATCTACAAAGAGTGTTTTGATTTAATATAACTGTTGCATTGCAAAAACTAATTGTTACTGGAACTCTTATATTATCATAATACAGTAATAATTGTACACATATTTCAATGAATTCCAACATGAGATAATGATCAACTCTAGAGTGTGCGTTTACTGTACAATAATCAACAAACCTTTGCAAAAAAGTGACAGGTAAGGAGGGCCGCTCCTTATGTTTCAGTCTTTGGGATGCAGTTGCGTGACTTGAACCAGAACCGGTGTAGAGACGAAGATGTGTATTTTGAGTATTTACATCCAACTGTGGACAAACCTGCAGTAGCTGGCTCGGGCAAGAACCCGATCTGAGTGCCAGGATCATGCAGACTCAACATTAGAGCATCGAACATTCAAAAGCGTGCATAGCAGCATTTGTGACAATGTGATCTAAGAGAAATGAACTATTCACTCCTTTACTTTTTTATACTGCAAAATATACAACTGAAGTCAGGTTTGGAACCTATTTAAATCGAGCAGTTTGACATCGTATGAATTTCTGCTCCCTAAAATAGATTTTACATGAAAATGTTCAAGAAATGTCTTACAATCATGCGAGTGCTACACACATACATAAAACTTTCCATGGGTAACACATACATGTGGACATAAAAGCAACAAACATTGAGTGAAATTGTGAGTATAAACAAGTTCTAAGCGAATGCAGTAATACATTTGTGTCAAAGACTTCACGAATAAtgcattatttattaaaaaaaatttttttactcacctaATGTGGACGGGATTTACAACAGTTACAGTGTTTCCATCATCAAACACTGGATTATCCATTGAATACGACGTTGGTGGAGGAgactttgattttttaatgttAGTTAAGCGACGCATCAGTGAGacacctttttcttttttctctttctggaatataaagaaataaatatttttgctaTTGACCAAGTTAGACCATCTGCATCACTTCACGTTCCTCATAGTACTTTAGGCAATATGACAAGCGGTAAAAGTGATATGAGAAATATTATAGATACCTTCTCAATATTTCTTGCAGTACCAGCTGCCACGGAAGTATTGGGAGGCGGGCTCACAGTGCTGGCTAAACGCAGTGTGTTGTTAGGACTTCTGTTTAGATCACCCAATGGTGAAAGTAACATTGTCTGTTTGCCTGGAGAAGCTTCAAGGTTCATACAAATGGTGGTAGAATAACTGGAGAAacttttgtacatttttaaaaGCTATTCATGTTAAACATGGTTAATACTCTAATTGTTTTTTGATCAACATTACTGATTTTCGTCGTTGCATTCGAAAATTACAATGATGACTATCAGGCGTAAAAGACCACTTGATTTGTATGTTCACTAGCATTAGATTTCATAAAAGGTTTACGCAAACAAATAGGGGTTACAGTCTTCGTAAATAAAAGCTGAGGTTTAAATGGTATTATACAGTTTGCGTAAAATCTTACCTAGATTTGAGGACATAACTGCACTGTGACTCCGTCCTAGTGGATTGGCTGCCAAAGATTGTTGTTCATTGGCCTGAGATTGACCTTGATTCTGAGTTTCACCTTGACTGTGCCACGATGAAGATATACCAGATGCAGGGCTTGTAGTTCTGGGAGGAAGCTCAGGTGGCGGAGGACGGGAACCGAGGGGTTGTGGGGCAGGACCTTTGTTTCTAGTATAAGTTATGCAAGGTCGTGGCTCATTGCCGCTTGAAGAGACAGACGTCGATTGATTACTTTGATGAGTAGCTGTACTTGATGCATTACGGCAAATGTTGCGTATCTGTAATTGGGAcctgaaaattgaacgaagaCTTATTTATTATGAATTTATTGGACATCAAGGCggatcggtaaaaaaaattatcattgcCAGCAGCTTACTTTGCTGGGGCAACGTAATTCCCAGGAAAAACTCCACATTTTTGCGTTCGATTTGACGTCCCTTTGAACCAGCCATCCTGACAGCGTTCAGTTACCATATAAATTCCACCTTTACGCAATTCCAACTCGTCAGCCTTCTGCGGTTTGTAAGGATAGAGAGCTATATATGCCGCTGGTAAGTGACTACCACCAGGAGTCGTAAGCATACTTTGAGATGGCTGTGCGAGTACCAGATCACTGCTGCCACTACGTTTATGGCGTACACCAGGATCAGTGCTACTGCTTGTCTGTGAACGAAACACTTAGAAGGTCTTAAGAACGTTTTGAATTTATATCTCGTATTGTTATCAATGATTTACGTACCTGGACTGGAGTAAAAGGTTCATTTGCACCGGTCAGCGCAGCATCAATTGCTGGACTAAGAATCTCAGCACTATGTCTGTGATGAGTGTGTGGATGATGGCCAGAATTCATGGCAGTGAAACTGTGGCGCTTCATGCTATGTCTACTTCCGACAGCAGGTGGTGACGTTGCTGCAGGACTACTTGGGCTACTAGGTGCTGTACTTGAGCTACTTGAAGTATTTGAACTATTTGGAGTATTAGGAGTTGTTGTCGTCGAACTGCCGCCAGATGAAACAACTGAACTAGAATCTGACATTGGCAGTGTGGACGCCTGTGgaagaattatttttggaTCAGTTTTTAGCATCTTATTAAAACAGGCATCTTGCATCATTGATTTACTTTGGCAAATGTAATGCCTGATgatttatacaaataaattacgCATACCAAAGGTATTTGCGGTCGAGGCTGACTTGCTGCTTGTACATTGCGAGAATGATCTGTTGGGATAAGTGGAGTCGTTTCTTCATTAGTGGGTGTTGGGGGTGCTACTCTGGACGGTCCTGGTTGTGCGCTAATAACAGATTTTGCCATAGTCAAGTATGTAAAGTAGCTGAATTTGATGCAATATGCATATCGAATTCTCAAtcattaataaataaaattattctgaTATGGTGGAATTACCttccatttatatttatttctagCTGCTAAAAACAGTGTTCTCTTTATACCCAAGGTTGTTGTACCCACTGATAGTCAATACGTGTAATgtgtacatatgtgtatatgtggACAAACATATCTGTAATTGTCTAAATGAATACTTACTTGGTAGAGAGTTTCATCAATGCTCTAGCGATGCTGTTTAATTCAACAAAAGCAAGGGGAAATATCCCGATACGATCCAGCAGTTTGCCTTCAGCCCAATTTTCATCGACTCTTCTTATTACACTGATAACTTCAccctaaaaatatttctagtCTCAGTAGGTTTACAATAAAATGCAAACGCAAATGAGAATGAGTGCATATGCAGGAGTTGTTAAATATGATTAACGATAATTAAGGACATTCACCTTATTAAAAGTGAGACATCCATCTTCATCGTCATTAGTCATCCGGAAGTCATATAAAGCTTTACACTGGGGTACGTGGGGTGGCAATGGTGTCATTACCTGAAAAATTAGTTACAACTGATTGTTGATTAAATAGTACATAGATAATAATGATAGGCAACAGTAGATTTATATCTTGAGCAAATCACTTTTGGATGAGCCATATTAAATACTGAATATCTGTTTGGAGATTAGTATTTGCTCAGCGATCACATACTTCCTAACTATGACTCaatataagataaaaaaataacatagGTTTACAACTCTGATTATCGCACACATTGAATCCTACAATAGATTACAGTGACTTTATTGTTCTCTAAAACttatacataaaattttctaaatatttcaTAACTGTTTTATGAACAAACCTGGACATAAGATAAAGGAAAAACTCCATGGCAATTTCCACATTCTCCAAAGTACCAATTGTTATCAATCTTCTTACTCAG contains:
- the LOC124308156 gene encoding E3 ubiquitin-protein ligase SH3RF3-like isoform X1, whose product is MDECMLNDLLECSVCLERLDTSSKVLPCQHTFCKKCLEEILSTHRELRCPECRVLVDVKIDDLPPNVLLMRILEGMRNATPRAIKTSVRGTPGPQRLLGGHQVAPVSATANQVPITIPAEPMRQTNSAAKQVHLHNQPYGRAIYDYISKVPGDLSFKKGDIVILSKKIDNNWYFGECGNCHGVFPLSYVQVMTPLPPHVPQCKALYDFRMTNDDEDGCLTFNKGEVISVIRRVDENWAEGKLLDRIGIFPLAFVELNSIARALMKLSTNAQPGPSRVAPPTPTNEETTPLIPTDHSRNVQAASQPRPQIPLASTLPMSDSSSVVSSGGSSTTTTPNTPNSSNTSSSSSTAPSSPSSPAATSPPAVGSRHSMKRHSFTAMNSGHHPHTHHRHSAEILSPAIDAALTGANEPFTPVQTSSSTDPGVRHKRSGSSDLVLAQPSQSMLTTPGGSHLPAAYIALYPYKPQKADELELRKGGIYMVTERCQDGWFKGTSNRTQKCGVFPGNYVAPAKSQLQIRNICRNASSTATHQSNQSTSVSSSGNEPRPCITYTRNKGPAPQPLGSRPPPPELPPRTTSPASGISSSWHSQGETQNQGQSQANEQQSLAANPLGRSHSAVMSSNLASPGKQTMLLSPLGDLNRSPNNTLRLASTVSPPPNTSVAAGTARNIEKKEKKEKGVSLMRRLTNIKKSKSPPPTSYSMDNPVFDDGNTVTVVNPVHIRSGSCPSQLLQVCPQLDVNTQNTHLRLYTGSGSSHATASQRLKHKERPSLPVTFLQRSGDNGVSTAAVGNHHRKSNSLDAGSAKQSKQQTSVRERDRVYRFRCIVPYPPNSEFELELRVGDIIHVLKKRDDGWYKGTLQRTGRTGLFPASFVEAF
- the LOC124308156 gene encoding E3 ubiquitin-protein ligase SH3RF3-like isoform X3, whose product is MDECMLNDLLECSVCLERLDTSSKVLPCQHTFCKKCLEEILSTHRELRCPECRVLVDVKIDDLPPNVLLMRILEGMRNATPRAIKTSVRGTPGPQRLLGGHQVAPVSATANQVPITIPAEPMRQTNSAAKQVHLHNQPYGRAIYDYISKVPGDLSFKKGDIVILSKKIDNNWYFGECGNCHGVFPLSYVQVMTPLPPHVPQCKALYDFRMTNDDEDGCLTFNKGEVISVIRRVDENWAEGKLLDRIGIFPLAFVELNSIARALMKLSTNAQPGPSRVAPPTPTNEETTPLIPTDHSRNVQAASQPRPQIPLASTLPMSDSSSVVSSGGSSTTTTPNTPNSSNTSSSSSTAPSSPSSPAATSPPAVGSRHSMKRHSFTAMNSGHHPHTHHRHSAEILSPAIDAALTGANEPFTPVQTSSSTDPGVRHKRSGSSDLVLAQPSQSMLTTPGGSHLPAAYIALYPYKPQKADELELRKGGIYMVTERCQDGWFKGTSNRTQKCGVFPGNYVAPAKSQLQIRNICRNASSTATHQSNQSTSVSSSGNEPRPCITYTRNKGPAPQPLGSRPPPPELPPRTTSPASGISSSWHSQGETQNQGQSQANEQQSLAANPLGRSHSAVMSSNLASTVSPPPNTSVAAGTARNIEKKEKKEKGVSLMRRLTNIKKSKSPPPTSYSMDNPVFDDGNTVTVVNPVHIRSGSCPSQLLQVCPQLDVNTQNTHLRLYTGSGSSHATASQRLKHKERPSLPVTFLQRSGDNGVSTAAVGNHHRKSNSLDAGSAKQSKQQTSVRERDRVYRFRCIVPYPPNSEFELELRVGDIIHVLKKRDDGWYKGTLQRTGRTGLFPASFVEAF
- the LOC124308156 gene encoding E3 ubiquitin-protein ligase SH3RF3-like isoform X2, translating into MDECMLNDLLECSVCLERLDTSSKVLPCQHTFCKKCLEEILSTHRELRCPECRVLVDVKIDDLPPNVLLMRILEGMRNATPRAIKTSVRGTPGPQRLLGGHQVAPVSATANQVPITIPAEPMRQTNSAAKQVHLHNQPYGRAIYDYISKVPGDLSFKKGDIVILSKKIDNNWYFGECGNCHGVFPLSYVQVMTPLPPHVPQCKALYDFRMTNDDEDGCLTFNKGEVISVIRRVDENWAEGKLLDRIGIFPLAFVELNSIARALMKLSTNAQPGPSRVAPPTPTNEETTPLIPTDHSRNVQAASQPRPQIPLASTLPMSDSSSVVSSGGSSTTTTPNTPNSSNTSSSSSTAPSSPSSPAATSPPAVGSRHSMKRHSFTAMNSGHHPHTHHRHSAEILSPAIDAALTGANEPFTPVQTSSSTDPGVRHKRSGSSDLVLAQPSQSMLTTPGGSHLPAAYIALYPYKPQKADELELRKGGIYMVTERCQDGWFKGTSNRTQKCGVFPGNYVAPAKSQLQIRNICRNASSTATHQSNQSTSVSSSGNEPRPCITYTRNKGPAPQPLGSRPPPPELPPRTTSPASGISSSWHSQGETQNQGQSQANEQQSLAANPLGRSHSAVMSSNLGKQTMLLSPLGDLNRSPNNTLRLASTVSPPPNTSVAAGTARNIEKKEKKEKGVSLMRRLTNIKKSKSPPPTSYSMDNPVFDDGNTVTVVNPVHIRSGSCPSQLLQVCPQLDVNTQNTHLRLYTGSGSSHATASQRLKHKERPSLPVTFLQRSGDNGVSTAAVGNHHRKSNSLDAGSAKQSKQQTSVRERDRVYRFRCIVPYPPNSEFELELRVGDIIHVLKKRDDGWYKGTLQRTGRTGLFPASFVEAF
- the LOC124308156 gene encoding E3 ubiquitin-protein ligase SH3RF3-like isoform X4 codes for the protein MDECMLNDLLECSVCLERLDTSSKVLPCQHTFCKKCLEEILSTHRELRCPECRVLVDVKIDDLPPNVLLMRILEGMRNATPRAIKTSVRGTPGPQRLLGGHQVAPVSATANQVPITIPAEPMRQTNSAAKQVHLHNQPYGRAIYDYISKVPGDLSFKKGDIVILSKKIDNNWYFGECGNCHGVFPLSYVQVMTPLPPHVPQCKALYDFRMTNDDEDGCLTFNKGEVISVIRRVDENWAEGKLLDRIGIFPLAFVELNSIARALMKLSTNAQPGPSRVAPPTPTNEETTPLIPTDHSRNVQAASQPRPQIPLASTLPMSDSSSVVSSGGSSTTTTPNTPNSSNTSSSSSTAPSSPSSPAATSPPAVGSRHSMKRHSFTAMNSGHHPHTHHRHSAEILSPAIDAALTGANEPFTPVQTSSSTDPGVRHKRSGSSDLVLAQPSQSMLTTPGGSHLPAAYIALYPYKPQKADELELRKGGIYMVTERCQDGWFKGTSNRTQKCGVFPGNYVAPAKSQLQIRNICRNASSTATHQSNQSTSVSSSGNEPRPCITYTRNKGPAPQPLGSRPPPPELPPRTTSPASGISSSWHSQGETQNQGQSQANEQQSLAANPLGRSHSAVMSSNLASPGKQTMLLSPLGDLNRSPNNTLRLASTVSPPPNTSVAAGTARNIEKKEKKEKGVSLMRRLTNIKKSKSPPPTSYSMDNPVFDDGNTVTVVNPVHIRSGDNGVSTAAVGNHHRKSNSLDAGSAKQSKQQTSVRERDRVYRFRCIVPYPPNSEFELELRVGDIIHVLKKRDDGWYKGTLQRTGRTGLFPASFVEAF